A region from the Triticum urartu cultivar G1812 chromosome 1, Tu2.1, whole genome shotgun sequence genome encodes:
- the LOC125527561 gene encoding glycine-rich cell wall structural protein 2-like — MATIKHLAIVVLVLLSIGTSTNARILLGYGPGGGGGGGGSGGGGGAGYGGSGSGSGYGEGVGSGGGISGGGYGHGGGGGGGGGEGGGAGSGYGSGEGSDYGSGAGGYGGGSGGGRGGGQGGGGAGYGHGSGEGSGYGGGASGGGGGHGGGGGGGQGGGSGGGSGYGSGSGSGYGGGYGGGGGGGQGGGSGYGSGSGSGYSYGSGGGFVNGHH, encoded by the coding sequence ATGGCTACCATCAAGCATTTGGCCATTGTCGTTCTTGTCCTCCTTAGCATAGGCACGAGCACCAACGCTCGAATCCTCCTGGGATACGGTCCTGGCGGAGGAGGCGGTGGTGGAGGCagcggtggaggtggtggtgcTGGCTATGGTGGATCAGGGTCTGGTTCTGGGTATGGCGAGGGTGTTGGAAGTGGAGGAGGTATTAGCGGTGGTGGATACGGCCATGGTGgtggcggtggaggcggtggagGTGAGGGTGGAGGCGCCGGTTCTGGGTATGGGTCTGGGGAGGGCTCTGACTACGGGAGCGGCGCCGGTGGGTACGGTGGCGGCAGTGGCGGAGGACGCGGTGGTGGCCAAGGTGGCGGTGGTGCAGGCTATGGGCATGGGTCCGGTGAGGGTTCTGGCTATGGCGGTGGTgctagtggtggtggtggcgggcacggaggtggtggcggtggcggaCAAGGTGGTGGGTCTGGCGGGGGCTCAGGCTACGGTTCCGGGTCTGGCAGTGGATATGGTGGAGGatatggaggcggcggcggaggtggtcAAGGTGGAGGCTCTGGCTATGGCTCTGGGTCTGGCTCTGGATACAGTtacggctccggcggtggctttGTAAATGGACACCACTGA